A window from Mycobacterium saskatchewanense encodes these proteins:
- the tkt gene encoding transketolase produces the protein MTTLDEISTLTQPHHPDDWTEIDSAAVDTIRVLAADAVQKVGNGHPGTAMSLAPLAYTLFQRTMRHDPGDTHWLGRDRFVLSCGHSSLTLYLQLYLGGFGLELSDIESLRTWGSKTPGHPEFRHTTGVEITTGPLGQGLASAVGMAMASRYERGLFDPDAAPGTSPFDHFIYVIASDGDIEEGVTSEASSLAAVQQLGNLIVFYDHNEISIEDDTNIALCEDTAARYEAYGWHVQRVEGGENVVGIEEAIANAKAVTDRPSFIELRTIIGYPAPKLMNTGKAHGAALGDEEVAAVKRELGFDPDKKFEVRDDVIAHTRKLVDRGKEAHEKWQADFDAWVQREPDRKALLDRLTAEKLPEGWDADVPTWEPGSDAVATRKASNEVLNAVGPKLPELWGGSADLAGSTNTTIKGADSFGPPSISTKEYTAHWYGRTLHFGIREHAMGAILSGIVLHGPTRAYGATFLQFSDYMRPAVRLAALMDIDTIYVWTHDSIGLGEDGPTHQPIEHLAALRAIPRLSVVRPADANETAYAWRTVLARGNGSGPVGLILTRQGVPILEGTSFEGVERGGYILGDDGGPEPDVVLIATGSEVQLAVGAQKLLADKDIVARVVSMPCVEWFESQPEEYRDSVLPPSVSARVAVEAGVAQSWHKLVGDTGRIVSIEHYGESADYKTLFREFGFTAEAVAAAAEQVVDN, from the coding sequence GTGACGACACTCGACGAGATCTCCACGCTGACCCAACCGCACCACCCGGACGACTGGACCGAGATCGACTCCGCGGCCGTCGACACCATCCGGGTGCTGGCCGCCGACGCGGTGCAGAAGGTGGGCAACGGCCACCCCGGCACGGCGATGAGCCTGGCGCCGCTGGCCTACACCCTGTTCCAGCGCACGATGCGCCACGATCCCGGCGACACCCACTGGCTGGGCCGCGACCGATTCGTCCTGTCCTGCGGCCACAGCAGCCTGACGCTGTACCTGCAGCTCTACCTCGGCGGCTTCGGCCTGGAGCTGTCCGACATCGAGTCGCTGCGCACCTGGGGATCCAAGACGCCGGGCCACCCGGAGTTCCGGCACACCACGGGCGTCGAGATCACCACCGGCCCGCTCGGCCAGGGTCTGGCCTCGGCCGTGGGAATGGCGATGGCCTCGCGCTACGAGCGCGGCCTTTTCGACCCGGATGCCGCGCCGGGCACCAGCCCGTTCGACCACTTCATCTACGTCATCGCCTCCGACGGCGACATCGAAGAGGGCGTGACCTCCGAGGCATCGTCGCTGGCCGCGGTGCAGCAGTTGGGCAACCTCATCGTGTTCTACGACCACAACGAGATCTCGATCGAGGACGACACCAACATCGCCCTCTGCGAGGACACCGCCGCGCGCTACGAGGCCTACGGCTGGCACGTCCAGCGGGTCGAGGGCGGCGAGAACGTCGTCGGCATCGAGGAGGCGATCGCCAACGCCAAGGCCGTCACCGACCGGCCGTCGTTCATCGAGTTGCGCACCATCATCGGCTACCCCGCGCCCAAGCTGATGAACACCGGCAAGGCGCACGGCGCGGCGCTCGGCGACGAGGAAGTGGCCGCCGTCAAGCGCGAGCTGGGCTTCGACCCGGACAAGAAGTTCGAGGTCCGCGACGACGTCATCGCCCACACCCGCAAGCTGGTGGACCGCGGCAAGGAAGCGCACGAGAAGTGGCAGGCCGACTTCGACGCCTGGGTGCAGCGCGAACCCGACCGCAAGGCATTGCTCGACCGCCTGACCGCAGAGAAGCTGCCCGAGGGCTGGGACGCCGACGTCCCGACCTGGGAGCCCGGCTCCGACGCGGTGGCCACCCGCAAGGCGTCCAACGAGGTGCTCAACGCGGTGGGACCGAAGCTGCCGGAGCTGTGGGGCGGTTCGGCCGACCTGGCCGGCAGCACCAACACCACCATCAAGGGCGCCGACTCCTTCGGCCCGCCGTCGATTTCGACCAAGGAGTACACCGCCCACTGGTACGGCCGCACCCTCCACTTCGGCATCCGCGAACACGCGATGGGCGCGATCCTGTCCGGCATCGTGCTGCACGGGCCGACCCGGGCCTACGGTGCCACCTTCTTGCAGTTCTCCGACTACATGCGCCCCGCCGTGCGGCTCGCCGCGCTGATGGACATCGACACGATCTACGTGTGGACGCACGACTCGATCGGCCTCGGCGAGGACGGCCCCACCCACCAGCCGATCGAGCACCTCGCGGCGCTGCGCGCGATCCCCAGGCTGTCGGTGGTGCGCCCGGCCGACGCCAACGAGACGGCCTACGCCTGGCGCACCGTACTGGCCCGCGGCAACGGCAGCGGCCCGGTTGGCCTGATCCTGACCCGCCAGGGGGTGCCGATCCTCGAGGGCACCAGCTTCGAGGGTGTCGAGCGCGGCGGGTACATCCTGGGCGACGACGGCGGACCGGAGCCCGACGTGGTGCTGATCGCGACCGGCTCGGAGGTACAGCTCGCGGTCGGGGCCCAGAAGTTGTTGGCGGACAAGGACATTGTCGCGCGAGTGGTGTCGATGCCGTGCGTGGAGTGGTTCGAGTCCCAGCCGGAGGAGTACCGCGACAGCGTGCTGCCCCCGTCCGTGTCGGCGAGGGTGGCCGTCGAGGCCGGCGTCGCGCAGAGCTGGCACAAACTGGTCGGTGACACCGGCAGGATCGTCTCGATCGAGCACTACGGAGAGTCCGCGGACTACAAGACCTTGTTCCGCGAGTTCGGCTTCACCGCCGAAGCCGTCGCTGCGGCCGCGGAGCAGGTCGTGGATAACTGA
- a CDS encoding ABC transporter ATP-binding protein — MTSKITETVVRLRGVSKRYGSGATAVEAVRNLDLEVHAAEVLALLGPNGAGKTTTVEMCEGFARPDEGTIEVLGLNPVTDNARLRARIGVMLQGGGGYPAARAGEMLNLVASYAADPLDPAWLLDTLGLTDAARTTYRRLSGGQQQRLALACALVGRPELVFLDEPTAGMDAHARLLVWELIDALRRDGVTVLLTTHQLKEAEELADRLVIIDHGETVAAGTPTELMRAGAKDQLRFSAPPRLDLSLLSSALPEDYKATEVTPGEYLVEGPVDPQVLATVTAWCAQIDVLATDMRVEQRSLEDVFLDLTGRKLRQ, encoded by the coding sequence GTGACCTCGAAGATCACCGAAACGGTCGTGCGCCTGCGCGGGGTGAGCAAGCGCTACGGTTCCGGCGCGACCGCCGTCGAGGCCGTCCGCAACCTCGACCTGGAGGTGCACGCGGCCGAGGTCCTTGCCCTGCTCGGGCCCAACGGCGCCGGCAAGACCACCACCGTCGAGATGTGCGAGGGCTTCGCGCGCCCGGACGAGGGCACCATCGAGGTGCTCGGACTGAACCCGGTCACCGACAACGCCCGGCTGCGCGCCCGCATCGGCGTGATGTTGCAGGGCGGCGGCGGCTACCCGGCGGCGCGGGCCGGGGAGATGCTCAACCTGGTGGCGTCCTACGCCGCCGATCCCCTGGATCCGGCATGGCTGCTGGACACCCTGGGCCTGACCGACGCCGCCCGCACGACCTACCGGCGGCTGTCCGGCGGCCAGCAACAGCGGCTAGCGCTGGCGTGCGCGCTGGTCGGCCGCCCGGAGCTGGTGTTCCTCGACGAACCCACCGCCGGCATGGACGCGCACGCGCGGCTGCTGGTGTGGGAGCTCATCGACGCGCTGCGGCGCGACGGGGTGACGGTGCTGCTCACCACCCACCAGCTCAAGGAGGCCGAAGAACTCGCCGACCGGCTGGTCATCATCGACCACGGGGAAACGGTCGCGGCGGGCACGCCGACGGAGCTGATGCGCGCCGGCGCGAAGGATCAGCTGCGGTTCAGCGCGCCGCCGCGGCTCGACCTGTCGCTGCTGTCGTCGGCCCTGCCGGAGGACTACAAGGCGACCGAGGTGACGCCCGGCGAGTACCTGGTCGAGGGCCCGGTCGACCCGCAGGTGCTGGCGACCGTCACCGCGTGGTGCGCCCAGATCGACGTCCTCGCCACCGACATGCGCGTCGAACAACGCAGCCTCGAGGATGTGTTCCTCGACCTCACCGGCAGGAAGTTGCGGCAGTGA
- a CDS encoding heme o synthase — MSVRGRVAPSGSPTRLPGRVQGTLLAYLALTKPRVIELLLVTAIPAMLLAQRGAVHPLLIVNTLIGGMLAAGGANTLNCVADADIDKVMKRTARRPLARAAVPTRNALVFGLLLTAASFFWLWRTTNLLSGLLAMATVAFYVFVYTLLLKRRTSQNVVWGGAAGCMPVMIGWSAVTGTIGWPALVMFAVIFFWTPPHTWALAMRYKDDYKAAGVPMLPAVATERQVTKQILIYTWLTVLATLALALATGWLYAAVAVVAGVWFLAMAHQLYAGVRAGEPVKPLRLFLQSNNYLAVVFCALAVDSAIALPHLF, encoded by the coding sequence GTGAGCGTTCGCGGGCGCGTCGCGCCGAGCGGATCACCGACCCGGCTGCCGGGTCGTGTTCAGGGCACGCTGCTGGCCTACCTGGCGCTGACCAAGCCACGGGTCATCGAACTGCTGCTCGTTACCGCCATCCCCGCCATGCTGCTCGCGCAGCGCGGCGCCGTGCATCCGCTGCTGATCGTCAACACGTTGATCGGCGGGATGCTGGCCGCCGGCGGCGCCAACACGCTGAACTGTGTGGCCGACGCCGACATCGACAAGGTGATGAAGCGGACCGCGCGCCGGCCGCTGGCGCGCGCGGCCGTCCCGACGCGCAACGCCCTCGTGTTCGGCCTGCTGCTGACGGCGGCGTCGTTCTTCTGGCTCTGGCGGACGACGAACCTGTTGTCGGGGCTGCTGGCCATGGCGACCGTCGCCTTCTACGTGTTCGTCTACACGCTGCTCCTCAAGCGCCGCACGTCGCAGAACGTGGTGTGGGGCGGCGCGGCCGGCTGCATGCCGGTGATGATCGGCTGGTCGGCCGTCACCGGCACCATCGGTTGGCCGGCGCTGGTGATGTTCGCGGTCATCTTCTTCTGGACGCCGCCGCACACCTGGGCGCTCGCGATGCGCTACAAGGACGACTACAAGGCGGCGGGCGTGCCGATGCTGCCGGCCGTGGCGACCGAACGGCAGGTCACCAAGCAGATCCTGATCTACACCTGGCTGACCGTGCTGGCGACGCTGGCGCTGGCGCTGGCCACCGGCTGGCTGTACGCGGCGGTCGCGGTGGTGGCCGGGGTGTGGTTCCTGGCGATGGCCCACCAGCTGTACGCCGGGGTGCGCGCCGGCGAGCCGGTCAAGCCGCTGCGCCTGTTCCTGCAGTCGAACAACTACCTGGCGGTGGTGTTCTGCGCGCTGGCGGTCGACTCGGCCATCGCGCTGCCCCACCTGTTCTGA
- the zwf gene encoding glucose-6-phosphate dehydrogenase — MSQGRTKTWHNPLRDKRDKRLPRIAGPCGMVIFGVTGDLARKKVMPAIYDLANRGLLPPTFSLVGFARRDWDTEDFGEVVYQAVKEHCRTPFRQENWDRLVEGFRFVNGSFDDDDSFGRLAETLDKLDAERGTGGNHAFYLAIPPKSFPVVCDQLAKSGLARPQGDRWSRVVIEKPFGHDLQSAQDLNRAVNAVFPEEAVFRIDHYLGKETVRNILALRFANQLFDPVWNAHYVDHVQITMAEDIGLGGRAGYYDGIGAARDVIQNHLMQLLALTAMEEPVSFNPQSLQTEKIKVLSATQLAEPLDETTSRGQYAGGWQGGQKVVGLLDEEGFAKDSKTETFAAITLEVDTRRWAGVPFYLRTGKRLGRRVTEIALVFKRAPHLPFDATMTDELGANAMVIRVQPDEGVTLRFGSKVPGTAMEVRDVNMDFSYGSAFAEESPEAYEQLILDVLLGEPSLFPVNAEVELAWRILDPVLDNWAADGKPEPYEAGTWGPESSFEMLRRTGREWRRP, encoded by the coding sequence ATGAGCCAGGGCAGAACCAAAACCTGGCACAACCCCCTCCGGGACAAGCGCGACAAGCGGCTACCCAGGATCGCGGGCCCGTGCGGCATGGTGATCTTCGGCGTCACCGGCGACCTCGCCCGCAAGAAGGTGATGCCGGCGATCTACGACCTGGCCAACCGGGGGCTGCTGCCGCCGACCTTCTCGCTCGTGGGATTCGCCCGGCGGGACTGGGACACCGAGGATTTCGGCGAGGTCGTCTACCAGGCCGTCAAGGAGCACTGCCGGACGCCGTTCCGGCAGGAGAACTGGGACCGGCTGGTCGAGGGATTCCGGTTCGTGAACGGGTCTTTCGATGACGACGACTCGTTCGGCCGGCTCGCCGAGACCCTGGACAAGCTGGACGCCGAGCGTGGAACCGGCGGCAACCACGCGTTCTACCTGGCGATCCCGCCCAAGTCGTTCCCCGTGGTGTGCGACCAGCTCGCGAAGTCGGGGCTGGCCCGCCCGCAGGGCGACAGGTGGAGCCGGGTGGTCATCGAGAAGCCGTTCGGCCACGACCTGCAGAGCGCGCAGGACCTCAACCGGGCCGTCAACGCCGTCTTCCCCGAGGAGGCCGTCTTCCGGATCGACCACTACCTCGGCAAGGAGACGGTCCGCAACATCCTGGCGCTGCGCTTCGCCAACCAGCTGTTCGACCCGGTCTGGAACGCCCACTACGTCGACCACGTCCAGATCACCATGGCCGAGGACATCGGGCTCGGCGGCCGGGCCGGCTACTACGACGGCATCGGCGCCGCCCGCGACGTCATTCAGAACCATCTGATGCAGCTGCTGGCGCTCACCGCGATGGAGGAGCCGGTCAGCTTCAACCCGCAATCGCTGCAGACCGAGAAGATCAAGGTGCTCTCGGCGACGCAGCTCGCCGAGCCGCTCGACGAGACCACCAGCCGCGGCCAGTACGCCGGCGGGTGGCAGGGCGGCCAGAAGGTGGTCGGCCTGCTCGACGAGGAGGGGTTCGCCAAGGACTCCAAGACCGAGACGTTCGCGGCCATCACGCTCGAGGTCGACACCCGGCGCTGGGCCGGGGTGCCGTTCTATCTGCGCACCGGAAAACGCCTGGGCCGCAGGGTGACCGAGATCGCGCTGGTGTTCAAGCGGGCGCCGCACCTGCCGTTCGACGCCACCATGACCGACGAGCTGGGCGCCAACGCGATGGTCATCCGGGTGCAGCCCGACGAGGGCGTCACCCTGCGGTTCGGCTCCAAGGTGCCGGGCACCGCGATGGAGGTCCGTGACGTCAACATGGACTTCTCCTACGGCTCGGCGTTCGCCGAGGAATCGCCCGAGGCCTACGAGCAGCTGATCCTGGACGTGCTGCTCGGTGAGCCGTCCCTGTTCCCGGTCAACGCGGAAGTCGAATTGGCTTGGCGGATCCTGGATCCCGTCCTCGACAACTGGGCGGCAGACGGCAAGCCCGAGCCGTACGAGGCCGGCACCTGGGGTCCGGAGTCGTCGTTCGAGATGTTGCGCCGCACCGGCCGGGAATGGCGGAGGCCCTAG
- the tal gene encoding transaldolase: MAGQNPNLAALSAAGVSVWLDDLSRERLRSGNLQELIDTKSVVGVTTNPSIFQKALADSDTYNDQIAELAERGADVDATIRTVTTDDVRNACDVLRPQWESSDGVDGRVSIEVDPRLAAETEKTTAQAIELWKIVDRPNLFIKIPATKAGIPAITSVLAEGISVNVTLIFSVERHRQVMDAYLEGLEKAREAGHDLSKIHSVASFFVSRVDTEVDKRLEKIGSEEALGLRGQAGVANARLAYAAYQEVFEGGSRFEALKGDGARVQRPLWASTGVKNPDYSDTLYVTELVAPNTVNTMPEKTIDAVADHGEVKGDTVTGTAGAAQELFDKLDAVGIDLTDVFKVLENEGVDKFVESWTELLEETQKQLDSADK, from the coding sequence ATGGCCGGTCAGAACCCTAACCTGGCGGCGCTGAGCGCCGCGGGCGTATCCGTGTGGCTGGATGACCTGTCGCGAGAACGGTTGCGGTCGGGCAATTTACAGGAGCTCATCGACACCAAGAGTGTCGTCGGCGTTACCACCAACCCGTCGATCTTCCAGAAGGCGCTCGCCGACAGCGACACCTACAACGACCAGATCGCCGAGCTGGCCGAGCGGGGCGCCGACGTGGACGCGACCATCCGCACCGTCACCACCGACGACGTCCGCAATGCGTGCGACGTGCTGAGGCCGCAGTGGGAGTCCTCCGACGGCGTCGACGGCCGGGTATCCATCGAGGTCGACCCGCGCCTGGCCGCCGAGACCGAGAAGACCACCGCGCAGGCCATCGAGCTGTGGAAGATCGTCGACCGCCCAAACCTGTTCATCAAGATCCCGGCGACAAAGGCCGGTATTCCGGCGATCACTTCGGTTCTGGCGGAAGGGATTTCGGTCAATGTCACATTGATCTTCTCCGTGGAGCGACACCGCCAGGTGATGGACGCCTACCTCGAGGGCCTGGAGAAGGCGCGTGAGGCCGGGCACGACCTGTCCAAGATCCATTCCGTGGCGTCGTTCTTCGTCTCCCGGGTGGACACCGAGGTGGACAAGCGACTCGAGAAGATCGGCTCCGAGGAGGCACTCGGGCTGCGCGGCCAGGCCGGTGTGGCCAACGCGCGCCTGGCCTACGCGGCCTACCAGGAGGTGTTCGAGGGCGGGAGCCGCTTCGAGGCGCTCAAGGGCGACGGGGCGCGCGTGCAGCGCCCGCTGTGGGCGTCCACCGGCGTCAAGAACCCCGACTACTCCGACACGCTCTACGTGACCGAGCTGGTCGCGCCCAACACGGTCAACACCATGCCCGAGAAGACGATCGACGCCGTCGCCGACCACGGTGAGGTCAAGGGCGACACCGTCACCGGCACCGCCGGCGCGGCCCAGGAGCTCTTCGACAAACTGGACGCGGTCGGCATCGACCTCACCGACGTCTTCAAGGTGCTGGAGAACGAGGGCGTCGACAAGTTCGTGGAGTCCTGGACCGAGCTGTTGGAGGAGACACAGAAGCAGCTGGATTCCGCCGACAAATGA
- a CDS encoding COX15/CtaA family protein produces MAYDRAVGRALMRLVDLLPDPGLRAQRLIAALVILTQGGIAVTGAIVRVTASGLGCPTWPQCFPGSFTPVAHAEVPRVHQAVEFGNRVFSIGVVIAAALAVLAVTRARRRSEVLLYAWLMPASTVVQAVIGGITVRTGLLWWTVAIHLLTSMAMVWLSVLLYVKVGEPDGDGAGAVRPLVARPLRALTALTGVNLAAVLVTGTLVTAAGPHAGDRSASRTVPRLRIEIETLVHAHSSLLVAYLALLVGLGFGLLAVHAARPILLRLGVLVALVCAQAAVGTAQYFTGVPAALVTLHVAGAAACTAATAALWASMRERTQPQPLEG; encoded by the coding sequence GTGGCCTACGATCGGGCCGTGGGACGAGCGCTGATGCGGTTGGTGGATCTGCTGCCCGACCCCGGCCTGCGCGCCCAGCGGCTGATCGCCGCGCTCGTCATCCTCACCCAGGGCGGCATCGCCGTCACCGGCGCGATCGTCCGCGTCACCGCATCGGGGCTGGGCTGCCCCACCTGGCCGCAGTGCTTCCCCGGCAGCTTCACCCCCGTCGCGCACGCCGAGGTGCCGCGCGTGCACCAGGCGGTCGAGTTCGGCAACCGGGTGTTCAGCATCGGGGTGGTGATCGCCGCGGCGCTGGCGGTGCTGGCCGTGACGCGGGCGCGGCGGCGCAGTGAGGTGCTGCTGTATGCGTGGCTGATGCCGGCGTCGACGGTCGTGCAGGCGGTGATCGGCGGCATCACCGTGCGCACCGGCCTGCTCTGGTGGACGGTGGCCATCCACCTGCTGACGTCGATGGCAATGGTGTGGCTCTCGGTGCTGCTCTACGTCAAGGTCGGCGAGCCTGACGGCGACGGTGCCGGCGCGGTCCGCCCGCTGGTGGCCCGGCCACTGCGCGCGCTGACGGCATTGACCGGCGTGAACCTTGCCGCGGTCCTCGTGACGGGCACGCTGGTGACGGCCGCCGGCCCGCACGCGGGCGACCGCAGCGCCAGCCGGACGGTCCCGCGACTCAGGATCGAGATCGAGACGCTGGTGCACGCGCATTCGTCGCTGCTGGTCGCCTACCTGGCGCTGCTGGTGGGACTGGGCTTCGGGCTGCTGGCCGTGCACGCCGCCCGGCCCATCCTGCTGCGCCTCGGCGTGCTCGTCGCCCTGGTGTGCGCGCAGGCCGCCGTCGGCACCGCGCAGTACTTCACGGGGGTGCCCGCCGCCCTGGTCACGCTCCACGTGGCGGGAGCCGCCGCCTGCACGGCGGCCACCGCCGCGCTATGGGCCTCGATGCGGGAGCGGACCCAGCCCCAGCCGCTCGAGGGCTGA
- a CDS encoding quinone oxidoreductase family protein: protein MHAIEVGETGGPEVLSYVDAPEPAPGPGEVLIKAEAIGVNYIDTYFRSGQYPRELPFILGSELCGTVAATGEGVDGFREGDRVVSAAATGGYAEYANAPATLTAHVPEDVTSEVAASVLLKGLTAHYLLKSVYPVQAGDTVLVHAGAGGVGLILTQWATLLGARVITTVSTPEKARASRKAGAAEVLDYPEDAEEFGKRIRELTGGDGVAAVYDGVGATTFDASLASLAVRGTLALFGAASGPVPPFDPQRLNAAGSVYLTRPSLAYFVRSGQEFGWRSEELFDAIRGGDITIEVGGRYPLAEAARAHRDLEGRKTTGSIVLLP from the coding sequence ATGCATGCAATCGAAGTCGGTGAAACCGGCGGTCCAGAGGTCCTGAGCTACGTCGACGCCCCCGAACCCGCACCCGGGCCGGGCGAGGTGCTGATCAAGGCCGAGGCGATCGGCGTCAACTACATCGACACCTACTTCCGGTCCGGGCAGTACCCGCGGGAGCTGCCGTTCATCCTCGGCTCGGAACTGTGCGGCACCGTCGCCGCCACGGGCGAGGGCGTCGACGGCTTCCGGGAGGGCGACCGCGTCGTCAGCGCCGCCGCGACCGGCGGATACGCCGAATACGCCAACGCCCCAGCCACTTTGACCGCGCACGTGCCGGAGGATGTGACGTCGGAGGTGGCGGCGTCGGTGCTGCTGAAGGGCCTCACCGCGCACTACCTGCTGAAGTCGGTTTATCCGGTGCAGGCCGGCGACACCGTGCTGGTGCACGCCGGCGCCGGCGGCGTGGGACTGATCCTCACGCAGTGGGCCACGCTGCTGGGCGCCCGGGTGATCACGACGGTCTCCACGCCGGAGAAGGCGCGCGCGTCGCGAAAGGCGGGCGCCGCCGAGGTGCTCGACTACCCGGAGGACGCCGAGGAGTTCGGCAAGCGGATCCGCGAGCTCACCGGCGGCGACGGCGTGGCGGCCGTGTACGACGGCGTCGGCGCCACCACCTTCGACGCCAGCCTGGCCAGCCTCGCCGTCCGCGGCACCCTGGCGCTGTTCGGCGCGGCCAGCGGCCCCGTTCCGCCGTTCGATCCGCAACGCCTCAACGCGGCGGGATCGGTGTACCTGACCCGGCCGTCGCTGGCCTACTTCGTCCGCAGCGGCCAGGAGTTCGGCTGGCGCTCGGAGGAATTGTTCGACGCGATCCGCGGCGGGGACATCACGATCGAGGTCGGCGGCCGGTACCCGCTCGCCGAGGCGGCCCGGGCCCACCGGGACCTGGAGGGCCGTAAGACCACCGGCTCGATCGTGCTGCTGCCTTAG
- a CDS encoding PPE family protein: MAAPIWMASPPEVHSALLSSGPGPASLFAAAGAWSSLSAEYASAADELGALLASVQAGSWEGPSASSYVAAHLPYLAWLARAGADSAAAATQHEAAGTAYAAALAAMPTLAELAANHAVHAVLTATNFFGVNTIPLALNEADYARMWIQAATSMATYQAVSDAAVAATPKSPPAPQILKSAAQAASATNPLQDIQQQILAAFGLNWDPGSGTINGIPYLSYTNPLTPVYWVTRYLSYAQDLHSFVQLLLTNPVLLLQYLGGLTPLQVAAYLALHPLTAIAIALSPLLSTLSTLPAAAAASVAAVAALAALPVASVPAVAPVLAPVAAVSHVVPAIAPAPTLAGAVGTGTPATPATAAGTVAGSAPPSPAAPATPGFFPYAVGGGPGTGFDTGHTTSAAVSARARAREQDSVAVTAAAAERRRRRKRRQQDEPMRGFADEFADVDPDDSPSEASDHGGGPLGFTGTVDQGTARAAGLTVLSGDAFGGGPTVPMVPGTWQPDPPPDG; the protein is encoded by the coding sequence ATGGCCGCACCCATCTGGATGGCTTCGCCGCCAGAGGTGCATTCGGCATTGTTGAGTAGCGGTCCGGGACCGGCGTCGTTGTTCGCGGCGGCCGGCGCCTGGAGCTCACTCAGCGCCGAATACGCCTCGGCCGCCGACGAACTCGGCGCCCTGCTGGCGTCGGTGCAGGCGGGCTCCTGGGAGGGGCCCAGCGCCTCGTCGTACGTCGCGGCGCACCTGCCGTACCTGGCCTGGCTGGCCCGGGCCGGGGCCGACAGCGCCGCCGCGGCAACCCAACACGAGGCGGCGGGCACGGCGTACGCGGCGGCGCTTGCCGCCATGCCGACGCTCGCCGAGCTGGCCGCCAACCACGCCGTCCACGCGGTGCTGACGGCGACCAACTTCTTCGGCGTCAACACCATTCCGCTGGCCCTCAACGAGGCGGACTATGCCCGGATGTGGATCCAGGCCGCGACCTCGATGGCGACCTACCAAGCGGTTTCGGACGCGGCGGTGGCCGCCACCCCGAAGTCGCCCCCGGCGCCGCAGATCCTGAAGTCGGCAGCGCAGGCCGCGTCCGCCACCAATCCGCTGCAGGACATTCAGCAGCAGATTCTCGCCGCATTCGGGCTGAACTGGGACCCGGGCAGCGGCACCATCAACGGGATTCCCTACCTGAGCTACACCAACCCGTTGACGCCCGTCTACTGGGTGACGCGGTACCTGTCCTACGCCCAGGACCTGCACTCGTTCGTCCAGCTGCTGCTGACCAATCCGGTGCTGCTGCTCCAGTACCTCGGCGGCCTCACGCCGCTCCAGGTGGCGGCGTACCTGGCGCTGCACCCGCTGACGGCCATCGCGATCGCCCTGTCGCCGCTGCTGTCCACGCTCTCGACGCTGCCCGCCGCCGCGGCGGCCAGCGTGGCGGCGGTCGCCGCCCTGGCGGCGCTGCCGGTGGCATCCGTGCCCGCGGTCGCGCCGGTGCTGGCACCCGTCGCGGCGGTGTCCCATGTGGTCCCGGCGATCGCGCCGGCCCCGACGCTCGCCGGCGCCGTCGGCACCGGCACCCCGGCGACACCGGCGACCGCGGCGGGCACCGTCGCCGGTTCGGCGCCGCCGTCACCGGCGGCGCCCGCCACCCCGGGGTTCTTCCCGTACGCGGTCGGCGGCGGCCCGGGCACCGGCTTCGATACGGGGCACACCACGTCCGCCGCCGTGAGCGCGCGGGCGCGGGCGCGTGAGCAGGACAGCGTCGCGGTCACCGCCGCGGCGGCGGAACGGCGGAGGCGTCGGAAAAGACGGCAGCAGGACGAGCCCATGCGGGGCTTCGCGGATGAATTCGCGGATGTGGACCCCGACGACTCCCCGTCGGAGGCCTCCGACCACGGCGGGGGACCGCTGGGGTTCACCGGAACGGTCGACCAGGGCACCGCGCGGGCGGCCGGCCTGACCGTGCTTTCGGGTGACGCGTTCGGGGGCGGGCCGACGGTGCCGATGGTGCCGGGCACCTGGCAGCCCGACCCACCTCCCGACGGCTAA
- a CDS encoding ABC transporter permease — MLAAQFGLELKLLLRNGEQLLLTMFIPITLLVGLTLLPFGEFGHNRAATFVPVIMALAVISTAFTGQAIAVAFDRRYGALKRLGATPLPVWGIIAGKSLAVITTVFLQSIILGAIGFALGWRPAPAALALGAAVIALGTAGFAALGLLLGGTLRAEIVLAVANLMWFVFAGLGALTVETRMIPASVKWLSRLTPSGALTEALSRAMALSVDWFGVVVLAVWGALAALAALRWFRFT, encoded by the coding sequence ATGCTGGCCGCCCAGTTCGGGCTGGAGCTCAAGCTCCTGCTGCGCAACGGCGAGCAGCTGCTGCTCACCATGTTCATCCCGATCACGCTGCTGGTCGGGCTCACGCTCCTACCGTTCGGCGAGTTCGGCCACAACCGTGCCGCCACATTCGTGCCCGTCATCATGGCGCTGGCGGTGATCTCCACCGCGTTCACCGGGCAGGCGATCGCCGTGGCGTTCGATCGCAGGTATGGGGCGCTGAAACGGCTCGGGGCCACCCCGCTGCCGGTGTGGGGCATCATCGCCGGCAAGTCCCTGGCCGTGATCACGACGGTGTTCCTGCAGTCGATCATCCTGGGCGCCATCGGGTTTGCGCTCGGCTGGCGGCCCGCCCCGGCCGCGCTGGCATTGGGCGCGGCGGTGATCGCGCTGGGCACCGCGGGCTTCGCGGCGCTGGGGCTGTTGCTCGGCGGCACGCTGCGCGCCGAGATCGTGCTGGCCGTCGCCAACCTGATGTGGTTCGTGTTCGCCGGGCTCGGCGCACTGACCGTCGAAACGCGGATGATCCCGGCCTCGGTGAAATGGCTGTCCCGGCTCACCCCGTCCGGGGCGCTGACCGAGGCCCTCTCGCGGGCGATGGCGTTGTCGGTGGACTGGTTCGGCGTCGTGGTGCTGGCGGTGTGGGGCGCGCTGGCGGCGCTGGCCGCGCTGCGGTGGTTCCGGTTCACCTGA